A part of Streptomyces sp. DSM 40750 genomic DNA contains:
- the hemB gene encoding porphobilinogen synthase encodes MSKYGSFPGTRPRRLRTTPVLRRMVAETRLHPADFILPAFVREGVSEPVPIAAMPGVVQHTRDSLKKAAVEAVEAGVSGIMLFGVPEDDKKDALGTPGTDPDGILQVAIRDVRAEVGDELLVMSDLCLDETTDHGHCGVLDDQGRVDNDATLERYAEMAQVQADAGAHVVGPSGMMDGQIGVVRDALDQIGHEDVVILAYTAKYASAFYGPFREAVGSSLKGDRKTYQQDPANMRESLRELALDLEEGADMVMVKPAGPYLDVLARVADAVDVPVVAYQISGEYSMVEAAAEKGWIDRDRAILETLTGIKRAGAQNILTYWAVEAARMLR; translated from the coding sequence ATGTCGAAGTACGGATCGTTTCCCGGTACGCGGCCCCGCCGGCTTCGTACGACGCCTGTTCTGCGCCGGATGGTGGCCGAGACGCGGCTGCATCCCGCCGACTTCATCCTGCCCGCGTTCGTGCGGGAGGGCGTGAGTGAGCCGGTCCCGATCGCGGCGATGCCGGGGGTCGTGCAGCACACACGGGACAGTCTGAAGAAGGCTGCCGTGGAGGCCGTCGAGGCCGGGGTTTCCGGGATCATGCTGTTCGGGGTGCCGGAGGACGACAAGAAGGACGCGCTCGGGACGCCCGGAACCGATCCGGACGGGATCCTGCAGGTCGCCATCCGCGATGTGCGGGCCGAGGTCGGCGACGAACTGCTCGTGATGTCCGATCTGTGTCTCGACGAGACCACCGATCACGGTCACTGCGGAGTGCTTGACGATCAGGGGCGGGTCGACAACGACGCGACCCTTGAGCGCTACGCCGAGATGGCCCAGGTGCAGGCCGACGCCGGTGCGCATGTCGTGGGGCCCAGCGGGATGATGGACGGGCAGATCGGGGTCGTCCGGGACGCTCTTGATCAGATCGGGCATGAGGATGTCGTCATCCTGGCCTACACCGCCAAGTACGCGTCCGCGTTCTACGGGCCCTTCCGGGAGGCCGTCGGCTCGTCGCTGAAGGGTGATCGGAAGACATATCAGCAGGATCCGGCGAATATGCGGGAGTCCCTGCGGGAGCTCGCCCTCGATCTGGAAGAGGGCGCCGACATGGTGATGGTCAAGCCGGCCGGGCCCTACCTGGATGTCCTGGCGAGGGTCGCGGACGCCGTGGATGTGCCGGTCGTCGCGTACCAGATCTCCGGGGAGTACTCGATGGTCGAGGCCGCCGCCGAGAAGGGGTGGATCGACCGGGACCGGGCGATCCTGGAGACGCTGACGGGGATCAAGCGGGCGGGTGCGCAGAACATCCTTACGTATTGGGCCGTTGAGGCGGCCCGGATGCTGCGCTGA